The following are from one region of the Geoalkalibacter subterraneus genome:
- a CDS encoding PxxKW family cysteine-rich protein, producing the protein MQCQTVLPGTECTFWAKSGCTFEGNSCQVIVEDCEGCSRIVEGTIGKVCSAYPDPAKKWEAGLCNFATHKKVDIKTVEAKINPLKASKKAAAKKK; encoded by the coding sequence ATGCAGTGCCAGACAGTTCTCCCCGGTACCGAATGCACCTTTTGGGCTAAATCGGGTTGCACATTTGAAGGAAATTCCTGCCAGGTCATCGTTGAAGACTGCGAAGGCTGCAGCCGCATCGTCGAAGGAACCATCGGCAAGGTCTGCTCCGCCTACCCTGATCCGGCGAAAAAGTGGGAAGCAGGCCTGTGCAACTTCGCCACCCACAAAAAGGTCGACATCAAAACCGTGGAAGCCAAGATCAACCCCCTCAAGGCTTCCAAGAAGGCTGCCGCCAAGAAGAAGTAA
- a CDS encoding LrgB family protein: MWGELLELPVFGIGLTLAAYALAQKMYLRTGSIFFNPVALSIGSIIVFLLLFRIPYQTYFEGGSYIHFLLGPSVVALAVPLYNRREEIMSRKKPILLGIAAGAVASIVSASGLAWLLGGSRDVVLSLAPKSVTTPIAIGIVEKIGGIAPLTAALVVLTGCLGAICGPEFCRLIGVRDPVAMGLAVGTASHGIGTARMLEENRLGGAVSGLAIGLNGLVTAFILPLLVTWFI; the protein is encoded by the coding sequence ATGTGGGGTGAGCTGCTTGAACTGCCGGTATTCGGTATCGGCCTGACCCTGGCGGCCTATGCGCTGGCCCAGAAGATGTATCTGCGCACCGGCAGCATTTTCTTTAACCCGGTGGCTCTTTCCATCGGGTCGATTATCGTTTTTCTGCTGTTGTTCCGCATCCCCTACCAGACATACTTTGAGGGCGGAAGCTACATACATTTTCTGCTCGGTCCCTCCGTTGTAGCGCTGGCGGTACCTCTTTACAACCGCCGCGAGGAGATCATGTCCCGCAAGAAGCCGATTCTGCTGGGCATTGCGGCAGGCGCAGTGGCCTCAATCGTTTCCGCCTCGGGGCTGGCCTGGCTGCTGGGGGGCAGTCGGGATGTCGTTCTGTCTCTGGCGCCCAAATCGGTGACCACACCTATCGCGATCGGCATCGTGGAGAAAATCGGCGGGATTGCACCGCTGACGGCGGCGCTGGTCGTGTTGACCGGCTGCCTGGGGGCGATCTGCGGTCCGGAGTTCTGCCGCCTGATCGGGGTGCGGGATCCCGTCGCCATGGGGCTTGCGGTGGGGACGGCTTCGCACGGCATCGGCACTGCGCGCATGCTGGAAGAGAATCGCCTTGGGGGGGCGGTGTCCGGCCTGGCGATCGGCCTCAACGGCCTGGTGACCGCTTTTATCCTTCCGCTGCTGGTGACCTGGTTTATCTGA